The genomic interval CACCTCGCCCAAGGAGTGAAAGGTGAAGGGCGGGGGCAAGGCCCCGGTGCCGGAAGTGGGTAGGAGTCAGGCCCAGAGGGGCTTGTTTCTTCTGGGCCCATGCTTTAGTCTGTAGGTTACGATCCCGCGAGGACGACCTGAGGAGGAGACCGGGGACCCGGTAGCACAGCGCCGGTGAGCCTGGCGGCCCCTCCTCGCAATGAGGTGAGATTTCCGTGGCCTTTTCGGTTTCCAACGCAAGTGCAGCCACGCGCACGCGTCTGCGGACCCGCCGTTCCTTCTCACGAGTCAGCGGCATGTGCGCAACCTGCCTGGATGGCTGCCCAGGCTACTGCGAAGTCGGCGTGTCGTCCTTCCGGGGGACAGACGCGCTGTACCCGCAGCCCTTTGGTCCGATCACAGCCGGAGCGGAGAAGGACTACCCGATCAGCTACTCCTCCTTCAACATCTGCGGCACGACCTTCGGCGCGGTAGGCGTGCCGGAGGACTCGGACGAGGCAGTGTTCACGAAGGTGGACCTGGGGGTCACCCTGGGGCATGACGGTGCCATCCGGCTGGCTCTCCCGATCATCATCCCGGCTCTGGGGAGCACCCAGGTGGCCGAGGACAACTGGACTGGTCTTGCGGCCGGCGCCGCCCTCACCGGTACGCTGCTGACCATTGGCGAGAACGTGTGCGCCATGGATGACGAGGCCGAGTTCACGCGCGATCCCGACCCGGTGGTGATCCAGTCACCGGCTCTGCGGCACCGGATTCGCACCTACCGTGATTGGCAACGGGAGGGTATGGGCGGAATCGTGCTGCAGGAGAACGTGGAGGACCGTCGTCTCGGCGTGCTTCGGTACGGCATCCAGGAGCTCGGCATCGAGATCGCGGAGCTCAAGTGGGGGCAAGGGGCCAAGAACATCGGCGGTGAGGTGAAGGTTGAGACCCTCGCCAAGGCCCAGCGGCTGAAGCGACGCGGTTACTTCGTGCTCCCGGACCCGGATGATCCCGGCGTTCAGGGGGCTTACGAACTGGGTGCCGTCAAGGAGTTCGAGCGCCACTCGCGGATGGCCATGGTGAGCGAGGAGAGCTTCGTGCAGCGTGTGGCCGAGATTCGCGAACTGGGCGCCAAGTACGTGTTCCTCAAGACGGGCGCGTACCGTCCGGCCGACCTTGCGCGGGCCATCAAGTACTGCTCGGTGGCGAAGATCGACGTGCTGACGATCGACGCGGCCGGTGCGGGGACGGCGATGAGCCCCTGGCGGATGATGAATGAGTGGGGTCTACCGCCGATTGAGATGATCACGCTCGCGCGCAGCTATGTCGACCGGCTCGCGAAGCGCGGCGAGTATGTGCCGGACCTGGTTGTTGCCGGAGGCATCGCCTTCGAGGATCAGATCTTCAAGGCGCTGGCCCTCGGAGCGCGTCACGTGAAGGCCGTCGGCATGGCCCGGGCACCGATCTGCGCGGCTCATGTGGCCAAGAACATCGCCAAGGAGATCAAGGCAGGGCACCTGCACAAGTCACACGCGCGCTACGGAGACACGCTGGACAGCATCTTCCTGTTCTACCATGAGCTGAAGCGCAGACTGGGGCCCCGGATGGAGGAGCTTCCGCCCGGAGGCATCGGCCTGTACCACTACTACATGCGGCTTGCCCAGGGGCTGCGGCAGCTAATGTGTGGCACGCGCAAGTTCGCCCTGGAGCACATCACCCGGGATGACATCTTCGCCCTCACCCGGGAGGCGGCGGAGCTTACCGGGACGCGCTACGTGATGGATGTGGACAAGGCCAAGGTGGACGAGATCCTGGGGTAGCGGCAGGCGAAGGTGGAGGACAAAGAGAGCCGGATAGGGTCATATTGCCCTATCCGGCTCTTTGATTCTGACGGGACTGCGACGGGCTGAGCGCTGCAGCGGCGGCTATCCGCCGGTCGCTGCGGGTATCGTCACGGTGATCTTCTGGGTGTCCTCCGCCTTGTTGTTGGCGTCCAGCAACTGGGCGGTGATCGTGAACTCGGTAACGAAGTTCGCGAAGAAGTCGCTCAGCAGGTCGAGGGTCTTCGTCTTCCAGACACCGTTGGCGTCGGCGGTCACGGTATCGCTGCCCACATTATGGCTGCCGAAGAAGTCGTAGGCCGTCACAACGCGGACCTGCCGCCCCGGAGGCGCCTGCCCACTGACCTCGATCTTGGAGGCCTTCAGGGCTTCCTTGTCCTTGGGGCTCAGCAGCGCCAGCTTGGTTGGAAGTACTGTGGCGATATCGACCTTGGTAGCGGCTTCGAGGCTGTACTGCTTGTTCTGAAGGTCGATGAAGTAGCCGACTATCTTGGCCCCGAGGGCCTGATCGCCACGGACGACGGTGTAGCGGGCCCGATAGCTCTTCTGGTTCGCTATCGGCTGCATCTCGATCTGCTTGAAGTTGTCGCCGATGACCACGTAGGCGCGCTTTCCGTACTCGGTGACATCCATGGTGATAGTCAGCACAGCACCCACGCCGAGAACCCCGGTGGCGTCATGCTGGATCGCCTTGAGCTTGCCGCCGGCGGTAACGGTGCCACCGCGGACGGTGAACACGGTGCGCAGTGTCTTCTGATTGCCGGCGAGGTCGAAGAGCGCGAGGTCAACGCGGTGCTCCCCGGCGGCGAGGTTGGCGGCCTGATAGCGCAGTTGCTTGTCGGTCACCTGCGCCTGCTTGGTCACGTTGGCATCGTCGAGTTTGAGCACCGTCTTCGTGGTGTCGATGCCGCTGCCGGTCTCGTCGCCGTACTGGAAGGTGATGAGCGGCGAGGCAGTGGCGGTCTCGGCCAGGTAGTCGGGCGAGACGCTCAGGACGACCGGCTCGACGGTATCGATGGTGACCGTCTGGGCGCCGGTCACGGCTGCCGCGTCAACGTTGCGCACCTGCAGATGACCGACGACGGCGGCCTTCGTGACGTCATCGCCGGCCTTGACGGTGTAGGTGCCCGTGTACTCCCCTGCCGGAGCCTCGCGCAGCAGAATCCCGACCACCTTGTCGCCGAGGTCGACGGTGGCGATACCGCCGGTCGTACCGCGGACTCGGAGCGTGAGCTTGTCGCCCACGTTGAGTGGGGCAGCGTAGTCGGTGGTTACGAGCTGGATCTGCGGCGCCGTCGTGGTGGGTGTTGTTGCCGTGCCTGACTCCAGGACGAGGGCGACGATGGCCTTATCCGCCGGGTTCAGGGTGAGGGTGACCTTGTCTCCGCGCCTGAGCAAGGCGCTATCCAGGGCTGCACCGTCGGCGGTCTGGAGGGTGGCACCCGCGGCGAGGCTGAAGATCTGGCCGTCCGTCAGGAGTACGCGGCCACCACCGATGGCCTGAATGGTCCCGGTGACCTGCACCCGGGAGACCAGGATGCCGGTGATGCGACCGTTCTTGTCGAGAGCGTATTCGATGCTGTCGCCGACCTTGAGCGCGGAGGCCGTTGCCGCCTGGACGGTGCCGTCGGCAGCGGTCTGGTAGTACTGGAGGGTGTCGGCACCAATGTAGGCGGCGGCCTGGTCACTACCCTCGGGCTTGATCATGAAGAAGGGCGGCGTGCCCGGGTAGTACTGCACCAGCGTGGCCTTGAGGGTACCGGCGCCCAGACCGACCATGCGCAAAGACAGCTCGGCGGTTAGGGTGGTTCGGTTCCAGGCGTACTGCCCGCCGAGAGCCTCGACCAGTCCCTCCGCCTCGAGGTAGACGACGTCACCCAACTTCACCGGCGCACGATCGAAGGTGCCGACCTGGGTGCCGAGCTGGAAGGGTGTCTGGTTCAAGGCGAAGGTCAGGATCGCATTGCCGCGGCGGAGGGTGAAGCGGTTGTTGGTTGCGTCCGCAGTCAGCTCGCCGCCGATCGTGTCGATGAAGTCGCCGAGGGATACCATGACGACGCCCGCGATGAGCAAGGGCGGATTCGTGAGTGCGCTAAGAGTCTGACCGTTGAGCGAGACCAACGGAGGAGGAAGGGCAACCGCTGCTGTCGTGGCCTGCTGGGCGAAACTCGGAAGTGCGGAGATGACCAGGAGGGGCAGCAGCGTCCAGGCAGTTTTGGGGCAATGGAACATGGTGGGGCCTCCTTCCCAAAGCGGGGACGACAATCAGGGTGTTACGGGTGACTGAGAAACTAAGGGGCGACCGCCGATACGAGAGCCTCCAGGCGTGCCCTGCCTACGGCAGGATACTTCGCGCTCCGGCGTCCCCTTCCTCTGCAGAAGTGGAACAAGGAAGGAGCCTGACGGTTGAGACCTGACCCGAGACGGGTTCTCGGCGGCGCTGCCGGGGCCAAGTCACGCGGGGAGTTTACCCCAAGGGGGTCGTCTGTCACACCTGTGGGCCAGGTGCGAAGGGGTAAGGACGGAGGGGTTCAGTGGAGGGGCTGCGGATGCTGCTTGAGCCACTCGTCGCAGAGCTGCCGGGCATCCGGTCGCTCCTGAAGGGCTGCGACGAGGTCGTACACCACGGCGGCTCCCGATTGCTCGAAGTAGACTTCCTTGATGGCCTGCAGCACAGTGGCAGGGGGCAGCAGGTCGGCGGCGATCATCTGCTTGAAAGCCTCCCGGGCCGCCGCATGGCCCGGTTCGCGACACAGGGCAACAGCCAGATGCCACAGGGCGTCCTCCGGCTTGCGAGCATCCCGCAGAAGCCCGGCCAGGAGCACGTGATCGTCGGCCACGCCGCCCTTGCTGACCTGAATCGCACGGCGCAGGGAATGCATGGCCGCCGCGGGCTTGCCGAGCGCGACCTGGGCCCGAGCCAGCGTGTAGAGCAGGACACGGTCATCGCGCCGCTCATCGGGGATGCGGGCAAGGGTCTCCTCGGCGACCTGCGGCTGGCCCTGGAGCAGCGCAAGGGCAGCGATGCCGGTGGCGATACCCAGGTCGTCGGGGTGCTGTCGGCTGAGTGCCTGGAGTCGCACCGCCTCGACCCCGGCACGCTGCATGACCTGACTAAGCTGCGCGGCGGCGACCCAGAAGGCGGGGCTGCCTGTCTCGGCTTCTGATAGTGTCAGGAGGGTCTCCTGCTGCTCGCGGACCAAGTCGGGACGCACCTGCATCTCCGCCAGCAGAGCGACGATCCCGGCCGTCGAAGTCACTGGCTCCAGCAGGCGCCCCAGAGGGTCCAGGGCACGCTCGGGCGTCACCGACGGCAGGTAGAGACGGACAAGCCGGCGGAGAGCGGTCTCCCGGAGCGGCGTACGCTGGGCCAGACCACGGAGAAGCTGGTCGGCATCCGCGAGGTTCTCGGCGCCACCGGCCTGCGATAGGAGCTGCGCAGCCGCGAGCCCGAGGGTCGGGTGATCGGGATGCTGGTCGAAGAGCACCAGGAGACGGCGGCCACCCTCGGCCTCACGATGCAGGCGACCACACAGATCGACGAGAAGGGTTGTGGCCGTGTCCTCGGGCACGGAACTCGGCAGGAGGCGCTCGAGGAGGGTGATGGCCTGCTCGGTGCGACCGCCTCGAACACCGATCAGGGCCAGCGTGCGGCACGCGGCATCCGTCATCGGACCGGCCAGGGCCACCTGCTCGATCTGCTGCCAGGCCTCCTGGTGGCGATCGAGGTAGCAGAGGGATTCGGCCAGGGCCACTCGCGCCTCGACAAGCTTGGGCTCGCGTGACAGCAGAGCGGTGAGCGTGGCGACGGCCTCGGTGTCCTGCCCGAGAGCCTGGTACGCGGTCGCCAGCCCCAGAGTGAGACGAGGCGAAGGCTTCGGACCGCCCAGAAGAGGCCGGTACAGCTCAATCGCCTCCGGGGCGCGTCTGGCCTTGACCAGCAGCCGACCAAGCTCCTGCGCGACCGCGGTCTCGTTCTGGTTGCCACGCTTCAGCAGGTCGCGCCAAGTCGAGATGGCGAGGTCGAGATTGCCCAGGTCCTCGGCCAGGAAGGCCACCTTGAGGTAGGCATCGGCAGGCGGATTCGGCGCACGCAGTGCCTCGCCCGCCTCGATGAGCGCCCGGTCCTTGCGGCCACGCTCAACGAGGACATCGACGACGGCCATGCGAGCGGTGAAGTCGCGGGGAGACAGGGCGAGGATCCGCCGCAGGTAGTTCTCGGCGCGTGAGAGATCGGGAACCTGTCGCGCATAGGCCGCCGCACGCTGCAGCAGCTTGACCTCGACGGGATGGGAATCCAGCCCGCGATCGAGGGCAAGAAGGGCGCCGGTCAGGTCACGGTTCTGTTTGAGCGCCTCGGCCAGCGCCAGCCAGTACTCGGACTTGTCGGGGGCGAGACCGGCGGCACGTCGCCAGTTGGTGATGGCTTCCGGTCGCTTCCCAAGGCCTTCGTAAGCGCGGGCCAGACCCGCATACGGCTCCCCGGAAGTCGGCGCCAACTCGGAGGCGAGCTTGAACTGCTGCAGTGCCGCCTCGAAGCCGGCCTTCGACAGGTAGGCATCACCAAGCTGCAGACGCACTCGCAAGGCATCGGCCGGAGGGAGTGACAGCGCCAGACGCTCGCGGGTCTGCAGAGCTTCCTGCGAGAGGTTCAGGGCATCGAAGGCGGCAGCGAGAGTCGTGAGCACGCCCCGGTCGGGAGGATTGAGGGAGGAGAAGGGCATCAGGGTCTGCACAGCCTGCAGGGGCTGCTTCGTGACCAGTTGGAGGCGGGCCATTTCGGTGGCGGCAGCGGCGGAATCGGGCTTGAGGCTGAGGGCCTGCGTCAACCAGCGGAAGGCCTCGGTGTAGTTGCCGACCGCACCGGCGGCCTTGCCCAACTCGAAGGCCAGGGCAGCGTCCTGCGGGCTTAGTTGCACCGCCAGGCGCAGGGGTTCGAGAGCCTTGCGGGGATTGCCGGCACCCATGTAGGCGCGTCCGAGTCCGGCCAGGGCAGAGACATCGCGGGGAACCGCATCGACGGCTACCCGGAAGGCCGCAGCCGCTTCGGGATAGCGGTGCAGGGCCAGCAGGGCCAGACCGAGACCCTTGCGAGCGTCCAGGGCATAGGGCTCCCGGTCGAGGACGCGCTGGAAGTGGGCCACAGCGCTGCGGTAGTCGCCGGTGTTGTAGTAAGTCAGCGCGAGGTTGTAGCGTGCGTCGTGGTTGCCGGGGTCAAGGGCAAGCGCCTGCTGAAAGAGGTCAAGGGCCTGGGCGAAGAGGCCGGCACGAGCGCGGTCAACGCCCTGCGAGACCAGAAGCGAGACCTGCGCGGCTGCCGGTGAGGTCGCCTGTGGCTGGGCCAGAGCGCAACCCGGTGAGACGGTCAGCAGCAAGAGCGCGAGCAGGCGATACACAGGCACCGAGGGCCAGGTCCGCGCCGATAGGCGGTCTTCGACTCGACAGCGCCGGAGGTACCGGCGTCGAGACTCGGCGGCAGCGGCGACGGTTGGCCCTGCGGAGCCCTGCATTCCGGGTCACGCCTTCTTGCCGTACAGCTCCTCCGGCGTCATGAGGCGCTCGGCGCAGACTTCCCACTGGCCGCCGCGCCACTCACGGTAGAAGCAGCTTGCATAGCCGTCATGGCAGACCGGGCCGACGGGATCGACGCCGACCAGCAGGCCGTCGGCATCGCAGTCGGTGCGGATCCACTTGACGTGCATGACCTGGCCGGAGGTCTCGCCCTTCACCCACAGCTTCTGCCGCGAGCGGCTCCAGAAGGTGGCGAGGCCGGTCTCCTCGGTCTGCTTCACGGCAACGTCGTTCATGTAGCCCAGCATCAGCACCGCGTTGGTCTCGTGGTGGACGACGATCGCCGGGATCAGGCCGTTGCTGTCGAACTTGAGGATCGAGATATCCATGGTCGGTTGTCCTAAGCTTGGTGTCGGCCAGGAGGGCCTTATTCGGTGATTCGCACCGGTACGCCACGGGCGGCGAGTTCGCGTTTCACGTCGGCCACAGTGACCTCGCCGAAGTGGAAGATGCTGGCTGCGAGGACGGCATCAGCCTTGCCCTGCACGAGCGCCGCGTACATGTGATCGACAGAGCCCGCGCCGCCGGAGGCGACGACCGGAATGGAGGTGTGCTCGGAGATCCGGCGCAGCAGCTCGATGTCATAGCCGGTCTTCATGCCGTCGGCGTCCATGCTGGTGATGAGGAACTCACCGGCGCCCAGCTCCTCAGCTCGCCGGGCGTACTCCAGGGCGTCCACCTCGGTCGGCTGGTGGCCGCCGTGGGTGTGGATACGCCACTCGATCTTCGCGTCGGGATTGTAGCCCAGGTCGGAGTCGTCGCGGTCGGGGCTCGGAACACGCCTGGCATCGATGGCGACGACGATGCACTGGCGACCGAAGCGCTCGGCGCCCTGGCGGATGATGTCGGGGTTCTCGACGCCCGCGGTCATGATGGAGGCCTTGTCGGCCCCGGCGACGAGGATCTGCCGGATGTCCTCGACGGTACGGACGCCTCCGCCGACGGTGAAGGGGATGAAGAT from Armatimonadia bacterium carries:
- a CDS encoding glutamate synthase-related protein, which gives rise to MCATCLDGCPGYCEVGVSSFRGTDALYPQPFGPITAGAEKDYPISYSSFNICGTTFGAVGVPEDSDEAVFTKVDLGVTLGHDGAIRLALPIIIPALGSTQVAEDNWTGLAAGAALTGTLLTIGENVCAMDDEAEFTRDPDPVVIQSPALRHRIRTYRDWQREGMGGIVLQENVEDRRLGVLRYGIQELGIEIAELKWGQGAKNIGGEVKVETLAKAQRLKRRGYFVLPDPDDPGVQGAYELGAVKEFERHSRMAMVSEESFVQRVAEIRELGAKYVFLKTGAYRPADLARAIKYCSVAKIDVLTIDAAGAGTAMSPWRMMNEWGLPPIEMITLARSYVDRLAKRGEYVPDLVVAGGIAFEDQIFKALALGARHVKAVGMARAPICAAHVAKNIAKEIKAGHLHKSHARYGDTLDSIFLFYHELKRRLGPRMEELPPGGIGLYHYYMRLAQGLRQLMCGTRKFALEHITRDDIFALTREAAELTGTRYVMDVDKAKVDEILG
- a CDS encoding stalk domain-containing protein, whose amino-acid sequence is MFHCPKTAWTLLPLLVISALPSFAQQATTAAVALPPPLVSLNGQTLSALTNPPLLIAGVVMVSLGDFIDTIGGELTADATNNRFTLRRGNAILTFALNQTPFQLGTQVGTFDRAPVKLGDVVYLEAEGLVEALGGQYAWNRTTLTAELSLRMVGLGAGTLKATLVQYYPGTPPFFMIKPEGSDQAAAYIGADTLQYYQTAADGTVQAATASALKVGDSIEYALDKNGRITGILVSRVQVTGTIQAIGGGRVLLTDGQIFSLAAGATLQTADGAALDSALLRRGDKVTLTLNPADKAIVALVLESGTATTPTTTAPQIQLVTTDYAAPLNVGDKLTLRVRGTTGGIATVDLGDKVVGILLREAPAGEYTGTYTVKAGDDVTKAAVVGHLQVRNVDAAAVTGAQTVTIDTVEPVVLSVSPDYLAETATASPLITFQYGDETGSGIDTTKTVLKLDDANVTKQAQVTDKQLRYQAANLAAGEHRVDLALFDLAGNQKTLRTVFTVRGGTVTAGGKLKAIQHDATGVLGVGAVLTITMDVTEYGKRAYVVIGDNFKQIEMQPIANQKSYRARYTVVRGDQALGAKIVGYFIDLQNKQYSLEAATKVDIATVLPTKLALLSPKDKEALKASKIEVSGQAPPGRQVRVVTAYDFFGSHNVGSDTVTADANGVWKTKTLDLLSDFFANFVTEFTITAQLLDANNKAEDTQKITVTIPAATGG
- a CDS encoding tetratricopeptide repeat protein — protein: MQGSAGPTVAAAAESRRRYLRRCRVEDRLSARTWPSVPVYRLLALLLLTVSPGCALAQPQATSPAAAQVSLLVSQGVDRARAGLFAQALDLFQQALALDPGNHDARYNLALTYYNTGDYRSAVAHFQRVLDREPYALDARKGLGLALLALHRYPEAAAAFRVAVDAVPRDVSALAGLGRAYMGAGNPRKALEPLRLAVQLSPQDAALAFELGKAAGAVGNYTEAFRWLTQALSLKPDSAAAATEMARLQLVTKQPLQAVQTLMPFSSLNPPDRGVLTTLAAAFDALNLSQEALQTRERLALSLPPADALRVRLQLGDAYLSKAGFEAALQQFKLASELAPTSGEPYAGLARAYEGLGKRPEAITNWRRAAGLAPDKSEYWLALAEALKQNRDLTGALLALDRGLDSHPVEVKLLQRAAAYARQVPDLSRAENYLRRILALSPRDFTARMAVVDVLVERGRKDRALIEAGEALRAPNPPADAYLKVAFLAEDLGNLDLAISTWRDLLKRGNQNETAVAQELGRLLVKARRAPEAIELYRPLLGGPKPSPRLTLGLATAYQALGQDTEAVATLTALLSREPKLVEARVALAESLCYLDRHQEAWQQIEQVALAGPMTDAACRTLALIGVRGGRTEQAITLLERLLPSSVPEDTATTLLVDLCGRLHREAEGGRRLLVLFDQHPDHPTLGLAAAQLLSQAGGAENLADADQLLRGLAQRTPLRETALRRLVRLYLPSVTPERALDPLGRLLEPVTSTAGIVALLAEMQVRPDLVREQQETLLTLSEAETGSPAFWVAAAQLSQVMQRAGVEAVRLQALSRQHPDDLGIATGIAALALLQGQPQVAEETLARIPDERRDDRVLLYTLARAQVALGKPAAAMHSLRRAIQVSKGGVADDHVLLAGLLRDARKPEDALWHLAVALCREPGHAAAREAFKQMIAADLLPPATVLQAIKEVYFEQSGAAVVYDLVAALQERPDARQLCDEWLKQHPQPLH
- the hisI gene encoding phosphoribosyl-AMP cyclohydrolase, translating into MDISILKFDSNGLIPAIVVHHETNAVLMLGYMNDVAVKQTEETGLATFWSRSRQKLWVKGETSGQVMHVKWIRTDCDADGLLVGVDPVGPVCHDGYASCFYREWRGGQWEVCAERLMTPEELYGKKA
- the hisF gene encoding imidazole glycerol phosphate synthase subunit HisF, whose amino-acid sequence is MLAKRVIPCLDVTDGRVVKGIKYLNFRDAGDPVEQAARYDEQGADELVFLDVTASLQHRDIMLDIVRRTAEQIFIPFTVGGGVRTVEDIRQILVAGADKASIMTAGVENPDIIRQGAERFGRQCIVVAIDARRVPSPDRDDSDLGYNPDAKIEWRIHTHGGHQPTEVDALEYARRAEELGAGEFLITSMDADGMKTGYDIELLRRISEHTSIPVVASGGAGSVDHMYAALVQGKADAVLAASIFHFGEVTVADVKRELAARGVPVRITE